The following are encoded together in the Bradyrhizobium algeriense genome:
- a CDS encoding tripartite tricarboxylate transporter substrate binding protein has product MTIKAISRRRVLTGAAAVSAAAILPRASYGSDWRPTETVRLIVPAAAGGSTDVMGRLLAAHLQTAWGQSAVVENRSGGGGTIGTAEVVRGKADGHVILVGNPGPNAIAYSIFRNMTYKADQLQPVSNMIRIPNIVSAHPSTGIKSIPELIAYIKANPDKLTYASSGVGQSPHLTGAWFLQLTGLKMVHVPFRGAGPALQAALAGDIQILFDNLYPSLPQTQDGKLNALCVTTPERSPAAPNIPTMREGVPELSNFDVSSWFGIFLPKATPAPAVEALNKEIKAMLAREDIKTTIGKMGATADWGTPQQFSDFVQAETTKFAEIIKREGLQMDVN; this is encoded by the coding sequence GTGACGATTAAAGCTATTTCTCGACGCCGCGTTTTGACCGGAGCTGCAGCCGTTTCGGCCGCGGCAATCTTGCCGCGTGCGAGCTACGGTTCCGACTGGCGGCCGACCGAGACCGTGCGTCTCATCGTGCCGGCCGCGGCCGGCGGCAGTACCGACGTGATGGGGCGGTTGCTGGCCGCGCATCTGCAGACCGCCTGGGGCCAGTCAGCGGTCGTCGAAAACCGTTCCGGCGGCGGCGGCACCATCGGCACCGCCGAAGTCGTGCGCGGCAAGGCGGACGGCCATGTCATTCTGGTCGGCAATCCCGGCCCGAACGCGATCGCCTACAGCATCTTCCGCAACATGACCTACAAGGCCGACCAGTTGCAGCCGGTCAGCAACATGATCCGGATTCCGAACATCGTGTCGGCGCATCCCTCGACCGGCATCAAGTCGATCCCCGAATTGATCGCCTACATCAAGGCCAATCCGGACAAGCTGACCTACGCCTCGTCAGGCGTCGGACAGAGCCCTCACCTCACCGGCGCCTGGTTCCTGCAGCTCACCGGCCTGAAGATGGTCCATGTGCCGTTCCGCGGCGCGGGTCCCGCGCTGCAGGCAGCACTGGCCGGCGACATCCAGATCCTGTTCGACAACCTCTACCCGTCGCTGCCGCAGACCCAGGACGGCAAGCTCAACGCGCTCTGCGTCACCACGCCCGAGCGCAGCCCGGCGGCGCCGAACATCCCGACCATGCGCGAGGGCGTGCCCGAACTTTCGAACTTCGACGTCTCCTCCTGGTTCGGCATCTTCCTGCCGAAAGCCACGCCCGCTCCCGCCGTCGAGGCCCTCAACAAGGAGATCAAGGCGATGCTGGCGCGCGAGGACATCAAGACCACCATCGGCAAGATGGGCGCAACGGCCGACTGGGGCACGCCGCAGCAATTCTCCGATTTCGTGCAGGCGGAGACGACGAAATTCGCCGAGATCATCAAGCGCGAAGGCCTGCAGATGGACGTGAATTGA
- a CDS encoding sodium-translocating pyrophosphatase produces the protein MTALWVIVLCGALSIVYAIWATSSVLKSDAGNPRMQEIAAAVAEGAQAYLKRQYMTIGMVGVVIFALLAYFLGMLVAIGFLVGAILSGAAGFIGMNVSVRANVRTAQAATTSLAGGLELAFKAGAITGLLVAGLALLGVTIYFAVLTHGMGLKANDRVVVDALVALGFGASLISIFARLGGGIFTKGADVGGDLVGKVEAGIPEDDPRNPATIADNVGDNVGDCAGMAADLFETYAVTAVATMVLAAIFFATSPLLVPMMTLPLAIGGVCIITSIIGTFFVKLGASQSIMGALYKGLIATGVLSLLGVAGVINWLIGFGPLAGVKYTGLALFECGVVGLVVTGLIIWITEYYTGTEYRPVKSIASSSVTGHGTNVIQGLAISMESTAGPAIVIIAGILVTYSLAGLFGIAIATTTMLALAGMIVALDAFGPVTDNAGGIAEMAGLPKEVRKATDALDAVGNTTKAVTKGYAIGSAGLGALVLFAAYNEDLKFFIANSAKHPYFQGVLPDFSLNNPYVVVGLLFGGLLPYLFGAMGMTAVGRAAGAIVEEVRRQFREKPGIMQGTDKPDYGKAVDLLTKAAIKEMIIPSLLPVLSPIFVYFVIYAIAGGGAAGKSAAFSAVGAMLLGVIVTGLFVAISMTSGGGAWDNAKKYIEDGHFGGKGSDAHKAAVTGDTVGDPYKDTAGPAVNPMIKITNIVALLLLAILAH, from the coding sequence ATGACAGCATTATGGGTGATTGTGCTCTGCGGAGCGCTTTCGATCGTCTACGCCATCTGGGCGACGTCTTCCGTTCTCAAATCGGACGCGGGCAACCCGCGCATGCAGGAAATCGCGGCCGCCGTCGCCGAGGGCGCGCAGGCCTATCTCAAGCGCCAGTACATGACGATCGGCATGGTCGGCGTCGTGATTTTCGCCCTTCTGGCCTACTTCCTTGGCATGCTGGTTGCGATCGGCTTTCTCGTCGGCGCGATCTTGTCGGGCGCCGCGGGCTTTATCGGCATGAACGTCTCGGTTCGCGCCAACGTGCGCACCGCGCAGGCCGCGACCACCTCGCTGGCGGGCGGCCTCGAACTCGCCTTCAAGGCGGGTGCGATCACCGGTCTTCTCGTTGCCGGTCTCGCGCTGCTCGGCGTCACCATCTATTTCGCCGTTCTCACCCACGGCATGGGGCTGAAAGCCAACGACCGCGTCGTCGTCGATGCTCTGGTAGCGCTCGGCTTCGGCGCCTCGCTGATCTCGATCTTCGCCCGTCTCGGCGGCGGCATCTTCACCAAAGGCGCTGACGTCGGCGGCGACCTCGTCGGCAAGGTCGAAGCCGGCATTCCCGAGGACGATCCGCGCAACCCCGCGACCATCGCCGACAATGTCGGCGACAACGTTGGTGACTGCGCCGGCATGGCGGCCGACCTGTTCGAGACCTATGCGGTGACCGCGGTCGCCACCATGGTGCTCGCCGCGATCTTCTTCGCGACTTCGCCGCTGCTGGTGCCGATGATGACCCTGCCGCTCGCCATCGGCGGCGTCTGCATCATCACCTCGATCATCGGCACCTTCTTCGTCAAGCTCGGTGCCAGCCAGTCCATCATGGGCGCGCTGTACAAGGGCCTGATCGCGACGGGCGTGCTATCGCTGCTCGGCGTTGCCGGCGTCATCAATTGGCTGATCGGCTTCGGCCCGCTGGCGGGCGTGAAGTACACCGGCCTGGCGCTGTTCGAATGCGGCGTCGTCGGCCTCGTCGTCACCGGCCTGATCATCTGGATCACCGAATACTACACCGGTACTGAATATCGCCCGGTGAAGTCGATCGCCTCGTCCTCGGTCACCGGCCACGGCACCAACGTGATCCAGGGTCTGGCGATCTCGATGGAATCGACCGCCGGCCCGGCGATCGTGATCATTGCGGGAATCCTCGTCACCTACAGCCTTGCCGGCCTGTTCGGCATCGCGATTGCGACCACGACGATGCTGGCGCTGGCCGGCATGATCGTAGCCCTCGACGCCTTCGGTCCGGTCACCGACAACGCCGGCGGCATTGCCGAAATGGCCGGCCTGCCGAAGGAAGTCCGCAAGGCCACCGACGCGCTCGACGCGGTCGGCAACACTACCAAGGCGGTCACCAAGGGCTACGCGATCGGCTCCGCCGGTCTCGGCGCGCTGGTGCTGTTCGCGGCCTACAATGAAGACCTCAAGTTCTTCATCGCCAACTCTGCCAAGCATCCGTACTTCCAGGGCGTGCTGCCCGACTTCTCGCTCAACAACCCCTACGTGGTGGTCGGCCTGCTGTTCGGCGGTCTGCTGCCGTATCTGTTCGGCGCGATGGGCATGACGGCGGTCGGCCGCGCAGCCGGCGCGATCGTCGAGGAAGTGCGGCGCCAGTTCCGCGAAAAGCCCGGCATCATGCAGGGCACCGACAAGCCGGACTACGGCAAGGCCGTCGACCTGCTGACCAAGGCGGCGATCAAGGAAATGATCATCCCGTCGCTGCTGCCGGTGCTGTCGCCGATCTTCGTCTATTTCGTGATCTACGCGATTGCGGGCGGCGGCGCGGCCGGCAAGTCGGCGGCGTTCTCCGCCGTCGGCGCCATGCTGCTCGGCGTGATCGTAACCGGTCTGTTCGTCGCGATCTCGATGACCTCGGGCGGCGGCGCCTGGGACAACGCCAAGAAGTACATCGAGGACGGCCATTTCGGCGGCAAGGGCTCCGACGCCCACAAGGCTGCCGTGACCGGCGACACCGTCGGCGATCCCTACAAGGATACGGCGGGTCCGGCGGTGAACCCGATGATCAAGATCACCAACATCGTGGCGCTGTTGCTGCTGGCGATCCTGGCACACTGA
- a CDS encoding cold-shock protein, producing MATGTVKWFNGQKGFGFIEPSDGSKDVFVHISAVERAGLGGLAEGQKVQFELKTDKMRGKVSAENLSLV from the coding sequence ATGGCTACGGGAACAGTGAAGTGGTTCAACGGTCAAAAGGGTTTCGGTTTCATTGAGCCGAGCGATGGCAGCAAGGATGTGTTCGTGCACATCTCGGCCGTCGAGCGCGCCGGCCTCGGCGGACTGGCCGAAGGTCAGAAGGTTCAGTTCGAACTCAAGACCGACAAGATGCGGGGCAAGGTGAGCGCGGAAAACCTGTCGCTCGTCTAA
- the thiL gene encoding thiamine-phosphate kinase — translation MASGKPASGEDSLIARYFRPLATDPGALGLDDDAAALQPDGSDIVVTTDAIIEGVHFLPDDPPDTVARKALRVNLSDLAAKGAVPAGFVLTLALRGADEAWLKPFAAALGEDAAQFACPLLGGDTVSTPGPLMVSVTAFGRVPPGKMVHRSGAKAGERVMVTGTIGDAALGLAVLKGGKVHAAATDVAARDALVGRYRVPQPRVALAEIVRDFASASMDVSDGLAGDLTKLCGVSGVSAVIDLPSIPLSSAARDLVFRGVVGLEALIAGGDDYEILCSIAEDRVEAFSQAAERTGVAVSSIGTVVAGSAFPKFIDAEGREIALERLSYSHF, via the coding sequence GTGGCTAGCGGGAAACCCGCGTCCGGTGAGGACTCGCTGATCGCGCGCTATTTCCGGCCGCTTGCGACCGACCCGGGCGCCCTCGGTCTCGACGACGACGCTGCGGCGTTGCAGCCTGACGGCTCGGACATCGTGGTGACGACGGACGCCATCATCGAGGGGGTCCATTTCCTGCCCGACGATCCCCCCGATACGGTCGCGCGCAAGGCGCTGCGGGTGAATCTTTCCGATCTCGCGGCGAAGGGCGCTGTGCCGGCCGGCTTCGTGCTGACGTTGGCGCTGCGCGGCGCCGACGAGGCCTGGCTAAAGCCGTTCGCGGCGGCGCTGGGCGAGGATGCCGCGCAGTTCGCCTGTCCGCTGCTGGGCGGGGACACCGTGTCGACGCCCGGACCGCTGATGGTTTCGGTCACCGCATTCGGCCGCGTGCCGCCGGGCAAGATGGTTCATCGCAGCGGGGCAAAGGCTGGCGAGCGCGTGATGGTGACGGGCACGATCGGCGACGCCGCGCTGGGGCTTGCCGTTCTCAAGGGCGGCAAGGTCCACGCTGCCGCAACCGATGTCGCTGCGCGCGACGCACTGGTCGGGCGCTATCGCGTGCCGCAGCCGCGGGTGGCCTTGGCGGAAATCGTTCGCGACTTTGCCAGCGCTTCGATGGATGTGTCCGATGGCCTTGCGGGCGATCTCACCAAGCTATGCGGTGTGTCCGGCGTATCCGCAGTGATCGACTTGCCGTCGATTCCGTTGTCGAGCGCCGCGCGCGATCTGGTCTTTCGGGGGGTTGTCGGACTGGAAGCGCTGATCGCCGGTGGCGACGATTACGAGATACTGTGCTCGATCGCCGAGGACCGCGTCGAAGCCTTCTCGCAGGCCGCGGAGCGCACCGGTGTCGCGGTGAGTTCCATCGGAACGGTGGTCGCGGGAAGCGCGTTTCCGAAGTTCATCGATGCAGAGGGCAGGGAAATCGCGCTGGAACGGCTGTCTTACAGCCATTTTTGA
- the nusB gene encoding transcription antitermination factor NusB: MADSKKPAKSPDKKANRRGAARLAAVQALYQMDIAGAGINDIFAEFESHWLGNEVEGDKYLPAEAAFFKDVVAGVVRDQAKLDPLIDDALQKGWPLKRIDAILRAVLRAGSYELEHRKDVPGRVVVSEYVDVAHAFVEKDETGMVNAVLDQIARQFRADEFARG, from the coding sequence ATGGCAGACAGCAAGAAGCCAGCGAAAAGTCCCGACAAGAAGGCCAACCGCCGTGGCGCGGCGCGGCTCGCCGCCGTGCAGGCGCTCTACCAGATGGATATCGCCGGCGCCGGCATCAACGACATTTTTGCTGAGTTCGAAAGCCACTGGCTCGGCAACGAGGTTGAAGGCGACAAATATCTTCCGGCGGAAGCCGCGTTCTTCAAGGATGTGGTGGCCGGCGTGGTGCGCGACCAGGCCAAGCTCGATCCCTTGATCGACGATGCGCTCCAGAAAGGCTGGCCGTTGAAGCGGATCGACGCGATTTTGCGCGCGGTGCTGCGCGCAGGCTCCTACGAGCTGGAGCACCGCAAGGACGTGCCGGGCCGCGTCGTCGTGTCCGAATATGTCGACGTCGCGCACGCGTTCGTCGAGAAGGACGAGACCGGCATGGTCAACGCCGTGCTCGACCAGATCGCGCGCCAGTTCCGCGCAGACGAGTTCGCGCGTGGCTAG
- the ribH gene encoding 6,7-dimethyl-8-ribityllumazine synthase → MADARRAPLKDQTDITGARALIVEARFYDDIQDALLEGAVAELKAAGVTHDVITVPGALEIPAAIAIALDAAEKNGKPYDAAIALGCVVRGDTIHFEIVSIESSRALMDLAVARKVPLGNGIITVNTDAQAWARARASELNKGGDAARAALAMLRIKRRLTKV, encoded by the coding sequence ATGGCAGACGCGCGGCGCGCCCCTTTAAAAGACCAGACCGACATCACAGGCGCGCGTGCGCTGATCGTCGAGGCGCGATTCTATGACGACATCCAGGATGCGCTGCTGGAAGGCGCCGTCGCCGAACTCAAGGCGGCCGGGGTGACGCATGACGTCATCACGGTGCCCGGCGCGCTGGAGATTCCGGCGGCGATTGCGATCGCGCTCGATGCTGCCGAGAAAAACGGCAAGCCTTATGATGCGGCAATTGCGCTCGGCTGCGTGGTGCGTGGCGATACCATCCATTTCGAAATCGTCTCGATCGAATCTTCTCGCGCGCTGATGGATCTGGCGGTGGCGCGCAAGGTTCCGCTCGGCAACGGCATCATAACGGTCAATACCGACGCGCAGGCCTGGGCGAGGGCGCGCGCCAGCGAGTTGAACAAGGGCGGCGACGCCGCGCGTGCGGCACTCGCGATGCTGCGCATCAAGCGCCGGCTGACAAAGGTCTGA
- a CDS encoding riboflavin synthase, which yields MFTGIVTDIGEIAALTPTAQGQLHRMRIACRYDQTTIADGASIACNGICLTVVASGIEGGKTWFDVDAAAETLGMTTARHWVEGTKLNLERALKIGDELGGHIVAGHADGIATIVKRDDLPDMARFELRTTRELARFIATKGSVTLDGVSLTVNTVEDVTFSVLIIPHTLNVTTLSGWRAGSEVNIEVDLMARYAARLSEMK from the coding sequence ATGTTTACCGGAATTGTCACCGACATCGGCGAGATCGCAGCCTTGACGCCAACGGCGCAGGGCCAGTTGCACCGCATGCGCATTGCCTGCCGTTACGACCAGACGACGATTGCTGATGGCGCATCGATCGCCTGCAATGGCATCTGCCTGACCGTGGTCGCGTCCGGCATCGAAGGCGGCAAGACCTGGTTCGACGTCGACGCCGCCGCCGAAACGCTCGGCATGACGACCGCCAGGCACTGGGTCGAAGGTACAAAACTCAACCTCGAGCGCGCGTTGAAGATCGGCGACGAACTCGGCGGCCATATTGTTGCGGGGCATGCCGACGGCATTGCGACCATCGTCAAGCGTGACGATCTGCCTGACATGGCACGGTTCGAATTGCGCACCACGCGGGAACTGGCGCGCTTCATCGCCACCAAGGGCTCGGTGACGCTGGATGGCGTGTCGCTGACGGTGAATACGGTCGAGGATGTCACGTTTTCGGTGCTGATCATTCCCCATACGCTCAACGTCACCACGCTGAGCGGCTGGCGCGCAGGCAGCGAGGTCAATATCGAGGTCGATCTGATGGCCCGCTATGCGGCGCGGCTGTCGGAAATGAAGTGA
- the ribD gene encoding bifunctional diaminohydroxyphosphoribosylaminopyrimidine deaminase/5-amino-6-(5-phosphoribosylamino)uracil reductase RibD: MIFRILEDQYAQKSREAKAADQRFMQLALSLGRRGLGRTWPNPAVGAVVVKDGVIVGRGWTQPGGRPHAEPESLRRAGEAARGATLYVTLEPCSHFGKSPPCVDAVIASGIARVVSAIEDPNPEVAGQGHAKLRAAGITVDVGLGAAEAERDHAGHFRRIREKRPHVILKLAVSADDKIGAAGHKPVAITGEAAKTRVHLLRAQCDAILIGIGTVLADDPVLTCRLPGMQARSPVRVVLDRALRLSGTSRLVHSARQTPLWVMTSDFAEAPAAMKLGAAGAHVTRVAATTQPPGLDLPAVLRALSDKGITRLMVEGGSRVASSFVSSGLVDEVWLLHGPETIGTGGIPALDALPLSALTGSPAFKTRASESLGKDTLTVYERA; encoded by the coding sequence ATGATCTTCCGCATTCTGGAAGACCAATACGCGCAGAAATCCAGAGAGGCCAAGGCGGCGGACCAGCGCTTCATGCAGCTCGCGCTTTCGCTTGGCCGGCGGGGGCTGGGACGCACCTGGCCGAACCCGGCCGTCGGCGCAGTCGTGGTGAAAGACGGCGTCATCGTCGGCCGTGGCTGGACCCAACCCGGCGGCCGTCCCCATGCCGAGCCCGAGTCGCTGAGACGTGCCGGCGAGGCGGCGCGCGGCGCCACGCTCTATGTGACGCTGGAGCCCTGTTCGCATTTCGGCAAATCGCCGCCCTGCGTCGATGCGGTGATCGCGTCAGGCATTGCGCGCGTGGTGTCGGCGATCGAAGACCCCAACCCCGAAGTGGCCGGGCAGGGGCATGCCAAACTTCGCGCGGCCGGGATCACCGTTGATGTTGGCCTCGGCGCTGCGGAAGCTGAGCGCGATCACGCCGGCCATTTCCGCCGTATCCGCGAAAAACGCCCCCATGTGATCCTGAAGCTCGCCGTTTCCGCTGACGACAAGATCGGCGCCGCCGGCCACAAGCCGGTCGCGATCACGGGCGAGGCGGCGAAGACACGCGTGCATCTGTTGCGCGCGCAATGCGACGCCATCCTGATCGGCATCGGCACCGTGCTGGCGGACGATCCGGTTCTGACCTGCCGCCTGCCGGGAATGCAGGCGCGTTCGCCGGTGCGGGTGGTGCTGGATCGCGCGCTGCGGTTATCCGGCACCAGCAGACTGGTCCATTCCGCGCGGCAGACGCCGCTCTGGGTCATGACCTCGGATTTTGCCGAAGCCCCTGCGGCCATGAAACTCGGCGCGGCCGGCGCGCACGTGACGCGCGTTGCGGCGACCACGCAGCCGCCCGGGCTGGATCTGCCGGCGGTGCTGCGCGCGCTTTCCGACAAGGGCATCACGAGGCTGATGGTGGAAGGCGGCTCGCGGGTCGCCTCGTCCTTTGTCTCCAGCGGCCTGGTCGACGAAGTCTGGCTGCTGCACGGGCCCGAAACCATCGGGACTGGCGGCATTCCCGCGCTGGACGCATTGCCGCTGTCGGCTCTCACCGGGTCGCCTGCCTTCAAGACACGTGCTAGCGAAAGCCTCGGCAAAGACACCCTTACCGTTTACGAGCGCGCCTAA
- the nrdR gene encoding transcriptional regulator NrdR: protein MRCPSCNSLDTQVKDSRPTEDSAVIRRRRVCIACNFRFTTFERVQLRELTVIKRNGRRVPFDRDKLVRSLQISLRKRPVDPERVEKMVSAIVRELESGGEAEVSSEAIGEIVMEHLRQLDDVAYVRFASVYRNFREAKDFEAVLGELSAEDDARVATLRK from the coding sequence ATGCGCTGTCCCAGCTGCAACAGTCTCGATACGCAGGTAAAGGACTCGCGTCCGACTGAGGATTCGGCCGTGATCCGGCGGCGGCGGGTGTGCATCGCCTGCAATTTCCGCTTCACGACCTTCGAGCGGGTGCAGTTGCGCGAACTCACCGTGATCAAGCGCAACGGCCGCCGGGTGCCGTTCGACCGCGACAAGCTGGTCCGCTCGCTGCAGATCTCCTTGCGCAAGCGGCCGGTCGATCCTGAGCGGGTCGAGAAGATGGTTTCCGCGATCGTGCGCGAGCTCGAAAGCGGCGGCGAGGCGGAAGTATCCTCGGAGGCTATCGGCGAGATCGTGATGGAGCATCTGCGCCAGCTCGACGACGTCGCCTATGTGCGCTTTGCCTCCGTCTATCGCAATTTCCGCGAAGCCAAGGATTTTGAGGCCGTGCTCGGCGAACTCTCCGCGGAAGACGACGCGCGGGTTGCCACGTTACGCAAATGA
- the glyA gene encoding serine hydroxymethyltransferase, translating into MTSSSSSSKTASAPDSFFTATLAEADPEIAAAIKGELGRQRHEIELIASENIVSRAVLEAQGSVMTNKYAEGYPGARYYGGCEWVDVAETLAIERAKKLFGAQFANVQPNSGSQMNQATFLALLQPGDTFMGLDLAAGGHLTHGSPVNMSGKWFKAAHYTVRREDQIIDMDEVAKQAEQVKPKLIIAGGSAYSRAWDFKRFREIADSVGAYLLVDMAHFAGLVAGGVHASPVPHAHVTTTTTHKSLRGPRGGLILCNDEAIAKKLNSAIFPGLQGGPLMHVIAAKAVAFAEALRPDFKVYAKNVVENAKALAETLRGHGFDIVSGGTDNHLMLVDLRPKGLKGNVSEKALVRAAITCNKNGIPFDPEKPFVTSGLRLGTPAATTRGFGVAEFQQVGGMIAEVLNALAQSEDGKAPLVEAAIKERVKALTDRFPIYQ; encoded by the coding sequence ATGACCTCCTCATCCTCCAGCTCCAAAACCGCCTCCGCGCCCGACTCGTTCTTCACGGCCACGCTCGCCGAGGCCGATCCGGAAATCGCTGCCGCGATCAAGGGCGAACTCGGCCGCCAGCGGCACGAGATCGAGCTGATTGCGTCGGAAAACATCGTCAGCCGGGCGGTGCTGGAAGCGCAGGGTTCGGTGATGACGAACAAGTACGCGGAAGGGTATCCGGGTGCGCGTTACTATGGCGGCTGCGAATGGGTCGACGTCGCCGAGACGCTGGCGATCGAGCGCGCCAAGAAACTGTTCGGCGCGCAGTTTGCCAATGTGCAGCCGAACTCCGGCAGCCAGATGAACCAGGCGACGTTTCTGGCGCTGCTGCAGCCCGGCGACACTTTCATGGGCCTCGACCTCGCCGCCGGCGGCCATCTCACGCACGGCTCGCCCGTCAACATGTCCGGCAAGTGGTTCAAGGCCGCGCATTACACGGTACGGCGCGAGGACCAGATCATCGACATGGATGAGGTGGCAAAGCAGGCCGAGCAGGTGAAGCCGAAGCTGATCATCGCCGGCGGTTCGGCCTATTCGCGGGCCTGGGACTTCAAGCGCTTCCGCGAGATCGCGGACAGCGTCGGCGCCTATCTCCTGGTCGACATGGCGCATTTCGCCGGCCTCGTCGCGGGCGGCGTCCATGCCTCGCCGGTGCCGCATGCCCACGTCACCACCACCACCACGCATAAGTCGCTGCGCGGCCCGCGCGGCGGCCTGATCCTCTGCAACGACGAGGCGATCGCCAAGAAGCTCAATTCGGCGATCTTCCCGGGCCTGCAGGGCGGCCCGCTGATGCATGTGATTGCCGCCAAGGCGGTGGCGTTCGCCGAGGCACTGCGCCCGGACTTCAAGGTCTATGCCAAGAACGTGGTCGAAAATGCCAAGGCGCTGGCGGAAACGCTGCGCGGCCACGGTTTCGATATCGTCTCCGGCGGCACCGACAACCATCTGATGCTGGTCGACCTCCGGCCGAAGGGCCTGAAGGGCAACGTGTCCGAGAAGGCCTTGGTGCGCGCCGCGATCACCTGCAACAAGAACGGTATCCCCTTCGATCCCGAAAAGCCTTTCGTCACCTCCGGCCTGCGTCTCGGCACGCCGGCGGCGACCACGCGCGGCTTCGGCGTTGCCGAATTCCAGCAGGTCGGCGGCATGATCGCCGAAGTGCTCAACGCGCTGGCGCAGTCGGAGGACGGCAAGGCGCCGCTGGTCGAAGCCGCGATCAAGGAACGCGTCAAGGCGCTCACCGACCGCTTCCCGATTTATCAGTAA
- a CDS encoding glutathione S-transferase has protein sequence MLTLHHLNDSRSQRILWLLEELGTPHEIKRYQRNAETRLAPPELAKIHPLGKSPVITDGDTTIAESGAIVDYIIRRYGKGAMMPAPGSADYEAYNEWLHYSEGSAMLPLMLNLYVSRLKEAGAPLHPRIDSELANHLGYVDGALKGREFFVGPSLTGADIQMSFVGEMAKVFGKLEPYPNLAAWLGRMHARPAFQRSIEKGGPYRFA, from the coding sequence ATGCTCACGCTTCATCACCTCAACGACTCCCGCTCGCAGCGAATTCTGTGGCTGCTGGAAGAACTGGGCACGCCTCACGAGATCAAGCGCTATCAGCGCAACGCCGAGACGCGGCTGGCGCCACCCGAACTTGCAAAGATCCATCCGCTCGGCAAGTCGCCCGTCATCACCGACGGCGACACGACGATCGCCGAATCCGGCGCCATCGTCGATTACATCATCCGCCGCTACGGTAAGGGCGCGATGATGCCGGCGCCGGGAAGCGCCGACTACGAAGCCTATAACGAGTGGCTGCATTACTCCGAGGGTTCGGCGATGCTGCCGCTGATGCTGAACCTCTACGTGTCCCGGCTGAAGGAAGCTGGCGCGCCGCTGCATCCGCGCATCGACAGCGAACTTGCCAACCATCTCGGCTATGTCGACGGCGCGCTGAAGGGGCGGGAGTTCTTTGTCGGCCCGTCGCTGACCGGCGCCGACATCCAGATGAGCTTTGTCGGCGAGATGGCAAAAGTGTTCGGGAAATTGGAGCCATACCCGAACCTGGCGGCCTGGCTGGGACGGATGCACGCCCGGCCAGCGTTCCAGCGGAGCATCGAAAAGGGCGGCCCGTACCGGTTTGCGTGA